A stretch of DNA from Desulfurella amilsii:
TGACCAAATGACATATGGTGAATTTGTTTTATCTCTTTCTCAATCTGTTAGTTTCAATGTTATAAGTCTACATCCACTTGAAGGCAGTGGCATTATAGCTGTAGAACCAGATATCGGCTTTGTGCTTATAGATAGATTGCTCGGGGGGTTTGGCGCAACTTTTCAAAACATAAGGCCTTTCACCGACATAGAGCAAAGCATACTTTTAGATATTGTCAATTTAATGCTTGGTGACCTAAAAAATATCTGGACACCAATTGCAGAAATTAGATTTGAAGTTATAGCCCAAGAAACAAGCCCCAATGTAGTTCAAATTGTAGCACCCTCGGAAGTAGTGGTATTAATTGTATTTGAGGTAAAAATGGGCGATTACAAAGGTATAATCAACTTCTGTTTGCCCGTTATTACACTTGAGCCAATTTTAACTAAGATCGGCACACACGATATGCTTTCTATTTCAAGAAAAGAACATACAAACAGAGTGGTAGATATACTGCAGATTCTTGACAATGTTTTAATTAGACTTGAAACATACTTGGGCGAATTTAAAATTGATATTGAAAGCTTTTTGAACCTAAAACCAAACGACATATACATCCTGCAAAAAAGCACAAATGAACCAGCAGAAGTATACTGCAATGGTGTAAAAAAATTTGAAGCAAAATTAGGCAAAATAAAGACCAAAAAAGCTATAAAAATAACTAAACTCATTGGTTAGGAGGCGTGCTCGTGTTCGATTTAACAAAAGACACTAAAGAAAATGTGCAGATTTTTTTCACAAAAGAATCTATTGTTATGGAAGAAACTATCAAAAAAGCTTTAAACATAGATTGTCTTGTTAAATTTACAAAAGTCCAAACTACAGACAAAATCGAAAAAAAGGATTTTTTTGCAAGGTTTAATATTGATATAAATGGTATAGAATTAGGCTTATATATATCTATGGATACAAAAATAGCCTCTATTCTATCAGACTTGATGCTAATGGGTCCAGGGGAAGACAAAGATACTTTAGAGCCAGATGATATTGACTCTTTAAAAGAGCTTTTTTCTCAAAATTTAGGTGCTTTTGCAACAGCAATGAAAGAAGAAGGCTACAAAGTGAGCTTTAACGGCTTCTCACAAACTCAGCCCAAAGATGAGCCGTTTTTTGAATCTGAGTTTGAAATTATTATAACAAATACGATAGAAAGCTCAATGCATCAGTATGTAAGTGTTGATGGGTTCGAAAAAGTTTTAGATAACCTAAAAGTTGAAGTGCTAAGCAGCAAAAATCAATCCTCTTTGTCACCACTGTTTGAGATAGAAGACGAATCAAATCAAACCTCTACGATAGAAACTTCGAAAGATAATTTAAATTTACTAATGGATATAGAACTTAATGCGCGCATAAGAATTGGCTCAAAACAAATGCTACTTAAAGATGTTGTAAAATTATCAGAAGGCACTATAATAGATCTGGATAAAAGCGTGGATGAGCCAATGGAAATTTTAGTCAATGGCAAAATAATTGCAAAAGGCATAGTCGTAGTGGTAGGTGGAAATTTTGGCATAAAAATTACACATGTTGGCACAAAAGAAGATAGAATAAAAAGTCTTGGGGGGTAAGAAATGGAAAGCTGTAGATTAGGCTTTGGTGAGATCTCAAAAACAGACGAAGAAATAGTAAAAAAAATATTAAAAATGAAAACAATAGCGGTCGTTGGCCTATCGCCAAAACCAGACAGACCAAGCTATGATGTAGCTTCATATCTGCAAGCAAAAGGCTACAAAATTGTACCAGTAAGGCCTGGTGTAAGTGAAATTTTAGGTGAAAAATGCTACGCTACGCTAG
This window harbors:
- the fliN gene encoding flagellar motor switch protein FliN; protein product: MFDLTKDTKENVQIFFTKESIVMEETIKKALNIDCLVKFTKVQTTDKIEKKDFFARFNIDINGIELGLYISMDTKIASILSDLMLMGPGEDKDTLEPDDIDSLKELFSQNLGAFATAMKEEGYKVSFNGFSQTQPKDEPFFESEFEIIITNTIESSMHQYVSVDGFEKVLDNLKVEVLSSKNQSSLSPLFEIEDESNQTSTIETSKDNLNLLMDIELNARIRIGSKQMLLKDVVKLSEGTIIDLDKSVDEPMEILVNGKIIAKGIVVVVGGNFGIKITHVGTKEDRIKSLGG
- the fliM gene encoding flagellar motor switch protein FliM, encoding MAEILSQEEIDALLSTIGKEEESSQELPETLIEEKISIYDFKRPDKVSKEQIRALRNLHDKFARNFSSKLSGFLRTIIEIDVASVDQMTYGEFVLSLSQSVSFNVISLHPLEGSGIIAVEPDIGFVLIDRLLGGFGATFQNIRPFTDIEQSILLDIVNLMLGDLKNIWTPIAEIRFEVIAQETSPNVVQIVAPSEVVVLIVFEVKMGDYKGIINFCLPVITLEPILTKIGTHDMLSISRKEHTNRVVDILQILDNVLIRLETYLGEFKIDIESFLNLKPNDIYILQKSTNEPAEVYCNGVKKFEAKLGKIKTKKAIKITKLIG